In the genome of Cervus elaphus chromosome 5, mCerEla1.1, whole genome shotgun sequence, the window cacctgccccctctcccccccaACAAATTGTAAACCCAAAGCACAAAGCTCACAGTGTTTTTTTTATCTTGGCCAGAATCTGGAGACACTGACTCTGATGTACATAAGCCTTGTAGTGATTGAAGAGATATACTCTTTTGGAGGAAACAGAGAATTTGCTCCTCTAAAACTTGAATGAGTAGCCCATCTTCAACTGCAGTTTGATTTAGTTCTCAACAGGGAAACTTCTGATTAATAATTAGACCCTCTGACTCACCTTTGCTATCTCCTccctattataaaataataagtgATATTCTGGTTTATATACCTGCTTTTTATGAGTTTGGTTAACATGAGTTGGTTCCACAAATCTGATCTATTGACAAAAGTGAGTTTCAAACTGAGGAAATTTGAGGACCAGACTTCAGATATAGTGACCGCCCCCCTCCAACATATTGTCAGCCTGTGACCAGACAGACACTCCTCCCTAGAGCTCATTTATCTACTCTACCCCTCAATCCACAACACATCTAATCTAGGAACATGTTCTACAGTATCCCTGAATCATGTTCTCTCTGGACATCCCCAGTGGCCAGGACCTCATTGTTACAACCTTTGAAAGCAGCCCTTTCTTGGAGATCTCAGTTGTTAGAATAGTCTTTCTTAAACTGAAATCAAACCTGCCACTTCATAACTTCTACCTACTAGTTTTttcccaaaatataaaaaatgtttttgtgaaCCTTGCCTATCCTCAGTTCTTCCCAAAGAACTTGACCATGATGGAGTCCAACCCTCTTAGCACCCTACTGTTTTCCTTCTAGCTGTCCAGTGTCTTTCTTGAAAACATGATATCCACCCTGCCCTGCACCAGTGAATCTGACAGATTCATTAGCACTATTATTTTTGAGACATAAGACATTAATGCAGCAAAACTTTTTAAGCAGCTGCATCTCACTGTTGGCTCATGTGCTTACGATAAAAATGCCTTCATCTCAACGTACTTCCCCTTCCTCTTGGATGTGAAGCTGTTGAAATGAGATACACATCGGGAAAGTTGTGGGTTTACTACAGTGAGCTTACTTCCCTCTTTGGTGAATGCTGTTTCAGTTCAATCTGAGGGATAGGGTTCTTAGCTCAGGATGAATTTACAGAGCCATTCAAGAATTCAGAcccaatgggacttccctggtgggccagtggctaggactctgagctcccattacagggggcccaggttccatccctggtcagggaactagatcccacatgcctcaactaaaagaGAACCTGCATGTCAGAACAAAGATcaaaagatcctgtatgctgcaactagaTTCAGTgtagctaaataaatattaaaaaaaaaaaaaaaaaaaaaagactccacatCCAAGTAGTGAATGAGTttttcttagaaagaaaaaaacacaaaacccacCTTTCTTGAGGAGGTGAAACATCATCAGAGAGCTGGGGAAGATTTCTCActgtccctggtggctgagaggtaaagagtccacctgcaatgcaggagatgaattcgagatgcgggttccatccctgggttgggaacaccCCCTgtagaaagaaacggcaacccactccagtattcttgcctgggaaatcccatggacacaggagcgtggtgggctatatagtccatggggtcgcaagagtcaggcacggcttagtgactaaaccatcaccaccatcctctaGCACCTGGTGGCTAAAAGACTTGATTAATCTAGCCAACTAGATACCAATTTCAattaggggaaggaggagagagagagaagaaaagctattaatattttatgcgGGCGTTTGGGCCCTTCTGATTCTAGAATATAAATATTACACATATAGTGTAATCAAACCTAGGATGTAGTGACTTAGTTCATCTCAGAATCCACGACACATTCTGGGATGAATTCTCTGTCACCTGGAATCTCCTCCCTTCCACAAGCCCAAACTGTCTTAGGCTCTAATTTGCCTATTTGTTGTTGGCttaatctagaaaaatgtccTTATCACTCATTCTCCCACACCCAGTCCCTCAGCCCCTCAACACCCTTCTCTCCACTTGCCACCCTACTGGCTCCTCCACCCAGCCCCAGCCCGCAAGCCCACAAGGGTTTAAAGTGTCGGATTTGATGTTCTCATTACCCGCAGATCGCAGGACAGACGTTCCCAGGGACAACTTTGAGAGGCCACGTGCTCTTCCCCCTTAGGAGGTGGGAGAAATCCTTGCAGCTCGGTTTTGTTCCAATGGTCTGTTCAGTGAGTGATTCCCGTTTCCCCAAAGGCTGCCCCTCATTAGCATgaacgggggtgggggtgtggagaaggggtggggggagagaaagAGCAAAAGACCAGGCTCAGTTTTAGAGCCTGGGAACCGTGTCTACAAACATGACAGCTAGAGCTTTCTGGCTCCTCTGTTTGATCGTTGGATCTTCTCCCGAAGCCCCAGTGGCGGAGAGAAAAGGTAAGATCGATGAAACGCTGAGccctgggagaggggctggaatCCGGGGGCGAGGTGCGGAGGGGGCGCGATGAAGGGAGGGACGAGAAAGGGGTCAGGGCTGACCAGAGAGGAGACTCCAGGTCCGTGTTCGTGTTTGAAAGGAGCAAAATGTGTCCCCAAGATTGTGTGTGTCTTGGCAGCCTTTTCGGAATGAAGCCAGTTGTTCAGCTACTGAAATGATCTCGagcgagcctggcaggctggagaAAACTTTGCATGTTAAGTAGTTGCTCCATCACAGAGGAGGGAAAGTGTCAAAAGGGGTCGTGGCGCGCCTTTCGGAAGCCTTGCGGGCTGGGCTCGCGGGacgcggcgggcggcgggcgccCCAGGAGCTCGGGGTCCGCCCTGCGCCCGGGTCCGCGTCCCGCCGGCTATCTCAGGCGCTGGGTGCGCCCCGCCGCGGCTGGGGGCGGAGGGAGCCGAAATTGgacctctcttctctctccctgcagCCCCAACCAATTGCCTTGGGACACCTGAGtctttaaaacacacaaaacataTTCACACAGTTGCATGCATGAGATGGAAAATACTGAGAGAATGAAGAAACAAGAGGTTCTCTGCGGAGAGGTGTTTTTGTTTGGCTTTTATGTAGATGTTCTGTTCGATTCACTATCTCCGGGAAAAATAGCTTCCGCACCTCGCAGGGCAATttactttgggttatttttccaCATGGAAATTGAATGACTTCAGTGGCATTTAACCCAAATATCAGACAATCTTTCCCATGACAACAGATGGTGATATCAATGGGGAAGCAGTTGTGAGGTCAACAGTTGACAGTCAGGAATTGGATATCCACCAGAACTTTATTCAGCTGTGTATGGGCAAAGCTGAACATAATGAGTCAGAATCAACCTCTCTGCAAAAACATGAACTATAACCGGCGATTACTGCTGGCTGAAAGCTGATTTTAAAGGAGATTGTCAATTTGGCAAGATAAATCACTTGAAGTGAAGATTGTCAATTTGGCAAGATAAATCACTTTAAATGAAGTGTTGCAAGAACTGCAAAGGGGCAGACCAAGCATTTCAATGCCAGAGGAGAGAAATACTGAAAACCAGCcgttaaaacaatagaaaaaataaagacgGGCTCTTGTGCCCGTCTGGAGGGCACTGGGACCCAGGCAAAAGGGGGAGGTGATATTGTGTAACTGGGCATGGAAAGTTGCCCAGCTTCTAAGCTGGCTGGTTTGCTCACCAACCTGCCTGCAGAGCTGGGGAAAAATcactaataatttaaaaaatttgttttcatgcCATGCCATTTAGGAGCTTTTTCTCTACCACGAAAATGATGCGGGGGacagggggcggggaggaggggtgcATGTAAGGGATGTGCGTGCTTTCACACTTAACCGGGGGCTTCTGCCTCCCAGCCACGCTTTAAACATCTTTCTAAGCTGTGGTTTACTAATAAGCGGTGTCCAAGAAGCCAGATAAAAATCCACTCACAAATGCTCGATTCTTCGGAGACCAAGATGACAGTGTAAACACGGATGGGAAAACCAAATAGTTCTGTTGTCAGGGGCGCTTAAACAATTAGGAGAACCTGTAATATGAGACCTTTCCCCCTGGGGTTTGCTCTCGGTACTTTTCTCAACAAACTGTACACAGCAGAAAGGcggatgtttatatatatattaaagaaaggGCAAAAAGAGTTTGTTATTTAACCAGAGATGTCAGTTGTGTTTAGTCCTAGAACAAATAGGCTGTtgtaattttaaaagctattgaTTTAGACAGGGTCCTTAACAAAATGAAATCTTCCCATGTGGTGGGAAAAACGTTCTTAGTTGTCCTCATTCTCACAGGGCGAGACCCTCATCTCGGTCTTCCTGTGAGGCCTAGGAAACCCGTGCTCATCAGAAGCTGGGGCGTCTTTCCTCTCCTAACCGGGGGCGCCTTCCTCTTCCCGCTCCCGTTCTCTTGGCTTCATTTCCAGACCCCCTCTCGCAGGTGTATGGCTCAGTTAACGCTgtcccccatctcctcccctcccctccgcaGCCTCATCTCTGCCGGcctttcctcctccctcagtCTCCCCGGCCTCACCTCGCCTCCCTCCTCTCggcctctctcccttcttctcggcctctccccttcccccctccccttccctcccctctcagTCTCCCCTTTCCCCCCCTCCTGTCGACCagccccctcctctgccctctcgTCTCAGCCTCCCCggcctctcctcttctctccctaCAGCCTCGCCGCCCCACAGCCGGAAACCCGACCCCGGCGGAGGCCCGAGTGCGGAGATGCCTGGGCCCGGGGCGCAGCCGGTCCCCGAGACCCCGCGGCGGCCGCGCGCGGCCGAAGCCGCTCCGCGTGCCTGGTCAGACCTGAGGCGCCGGAAGCCCCCGCCGCCCGCGGAGAACCGGGCGGGCTTCCGGGAGGCCGCGCGCGCACCCGCCGGCCCGCCGAGCCCGCGCCTGGCGCAAGCCGAGAACCGCGCGTCACCGCGCCGCCAGCCGGCGCTGGGGGAGTTCCCGCGGCGCGCGCGCGCCCGGGCCCCGCGCCTCCCGGCCGTGCGGCCTTCCGCGCGCGCCGTCGAGATCCCCGCTGGCCCCGCCCACCCCAATCGGCCGCGCGCCGCCGCGCCGCCCCCGGAACccgcgcccgcgccgccgccgcacCTTGGCGAGCTGCAGGGGGAGGAAGCCGAGCCCGGCGCCGAGCACTGTGCGCGCGCCTGCAGGGCAGACTTGGACGAGCGCGAGTCCTACTGCACCAGCGAGTTCGGTGAGTCCCGCCCGCAGCTCCTCCCGGGCCCGGGCGACCGAGCCCAGGCCGCGGGGCGAGCCTTTCCGAGCCGAGAGCGCTGGACTGTGCCCCGGGGCCCCTAAACCACACCCTAGAGAAACCCACCCACTCGGTTTTGCAAGCCCCAGAGCTGTGTGGACCATTTCGTGACTTGTAAGAAACGCACTGGGGGGAGAAAAGAGGACGTGAGCGCTATGCATTTCTCCAAACTCTTGTTTTTTGAAAGCAGCATTGAACGGAATCGTGCATGATGTAGACGTCCTCGGCACAGGGATCCGGCTGGTGACTCTCCTGGTGGACCGAGACGGGCTGTACAAGATGAACCGCCTGTACATCACTCCAGACGGGTTTTTCTTCCGAGTCCACATACTAGCCCTAGACTCCTCTAGTTGCAATAAGCCATGTCCAGAATTTAAGCCAGGTATTGAAACTGACCGAAGGGACCATTTTGAATATGCACTTTATGCCACATTGTAACTTGTATATGCCACAGCTCGGTCCCTATCGGTCacctcagtaccattttttttttttgggggggaagggTATTCTAAAATGAATAGAGTTTATACAAGTATCACTTCGGCCACTGTGATTTAAATTCCATCAGCGAACACCCCCTCCCGGCTCCTCTGGTTAAGGATGGGAACTGTGCGGGCTGGCACAAAGCAAGTCACCGTTTGTTGACAAGTGGAGTGAAAGACCGAACACAGTTGCCAGAAGGGATGCCTAAGGGGCTGTTTAAACTGAGTTTATAGTCGTCTTAGCGGGGCCGGGGGGCGAGTAATGCCCACTCCTACGTCTTTCTAGAAATGTGCTCTGTAAAATCCTGCTGGTACTGTTGTGATTAGAACCTTTGTTCCTAGTGTTGGCTATTAACAGCCTGAGAATTTTATTGTAAAGGTCACTCAGCTGTTTCCACCTGTTGTCTGAGGTCTGAATGTCTGAGATTCAGCAAGTGCAGCAAGATCATAGATTCAAGCTATAGGCATGTCTTAAAGGTGttatgttttcttattgttaCATGGCACTTGAAAGATAACTATACCtttatattttggcttttttttttttcttcaggcagCAGGTATATTGTGATGGGCCACATCTACCATAAGAGAAGGCAGCTTCCTACAGCTCTGCTTCAGGTCCTGAGAGGGCGCCTTCGCCCAGGAGATGGACTactcaggagcagcagcagctacgTGAAAAGATTTAACCGAAAAAGGGATGGGCAAGTGCAAGGGGCAATTCACGCCCAGTGCATCTGAAACACACGAGCTGGGCATTTCTGGATCTGAAACTTAAATTCTGCAACGAGACAGGAAAGGCCTTATCATCATATAATGGGATTTTCCTTTAGAAAGGGCACATAGTCCCTTTAGGAACTATTTGAAAGTCCCAACTCTCATCTTGAAGTCACTGTCTTATTTACAAAAGGCTTCTTAAATGGTTATGCTTCTGAGCTCCATGGCGGGGTTATTCAACTGGTGTGCCAGTTCTTCACACAAGCTCAGCTAACTGACCTGTCCAGTTAACAGATCACTGCttcatgttgtttatttttaattattttaatttaaatacattCTTCAGTAGAAATAGTTCACAAAAACATTTGCTTGATCTTAAATATACAATTCCAAGTAGTTTATATCATGTATCAAACCAGATTTTATACTAAAACCATCACAATTTAAATTCTGTACATAACAGTAAGTGCACTAGTCAGACGTATGAAATGTCATTTAGATCACATTTAGATCAAACACTAAATTGGAGCCCAAGACAAGTATTGAAGTTTTCCACTTAAGAGTACCGAAGGTCTTATTTCAAGCAAACAGGTGTTCCTGATGTACCAAAATACAAGATACAGTTTATTTTCACACCTCCCAGGTTCTAAAATCCTATGTTTTGTGCCATACTGGCAGCTCTCCCAATGCCAAACATATTCTGGGTGTATCTgatgttatttttctattaagaCCAAGTATCATGTTTGTGTTTGTAAAGCAGTAAATCTTGCTGTGAAATCAGATCTTGGATGCACCTGGTTTTTTAGCCTCACTGAGCCCCAGAAGGTTTGGGAAAAAAGCATTTCTCAAACTCACTCCCCAAACCCTGGAACCAGTATTTAATGATGGCATGCAAGCATATGAATCTTAAATGTTTTCCAGCtagcttgaaaaatatttaatcatgaactgaatttattattgattttttttataatggATTTTATATCTGAGCCCACAAAGACATtaacagtgtttttcttttcccagaaGACCAAGCTGTG includes:
- the C5H17orf58 gene encoding UPF0450 protein C17orf58 homolog isoform X1 produces the protein MTARAFWLLCLIVGSSPEAPVAERKASPPHSRKPDPGGGPSAEMPGPGAQPVPETPRRPRAAEAAPRAWSDLRRRKPPPPAENRAGFREAARAPAGPPSPRLAQAENRASPRRQPALGEFPRRARARAPRLPAVRPSARAVEIPAGPAHPNRPRAAAPPPEPAPAPPPHLGELQGEEAEPGAEHCARACRADLDERESYCTSEFALNGIVHDVDVLGTGIRLVTLLVDRDGLYKMNRLYITPDGFFFRVHILALDSSSCNKPCPEFKPGSRYIVMGHIYHKRRQLPTALLQVLRGRLRPGDGLLRSSSSYVKRFNRKRDGQVQGAIHAQCI
- the C5H17orf58 gene encoding UPF0450 protein C17orf58 homolog isoform X2, with the protein product MTARAFWLLCLIVGSSPEAPVAERKASPPHSRKPDPGGGPSAEMPGPGAQPVPETPRRPRAAEAAPRAWSDLRRRKPPPPAENRAGFREAARAPAGPPSPRLAQAENRASPRRQPALGEFPRRARARAPRLPAVRPSARAVEIPAGPAHPNRPRAAAPPPEPAPAPPPHLGELQGEEAEPGAEHCARACRADLDERESYCTSEFALNGIVHDVDVLGTGIRLVTLLVDRDGLYKMNRLYITPDGFFFRVHILALDSSSCNKPCPEFKPGSRRPSCALVNLKLCE